A genomic segment from Vicia villosa cultivar HV-30 ecotype Madison, WI unplaced genomic scaffold, Vvil1.0 ctg.000573F_1_1, whole genome shotgun sequence encodes:
- the LOC131629511 gene encoding sugar transport protein 7-like, with amino-acid sequence MAGGGFTTDSVGKERANLYKGRVTPYVIIACIVAAIGGSLFGYDVGISGGVTSMDDFLEQFFPEVYMQKKHAKENNYCKYDSQKLAAFTSSLYVAGLIASLVASPITRKYGRRISIIIGGVSFLIGSILNAAAGNLAMLILGRVMLGIGIGFGNQAIPLYLSEMAPTHLRGGLNMMFQVATTLGIFAANMVNFGTQNIRPWGWRLSLGLAGVPALLMMVGGIFLPDTPNSLIERGMKEKGRKLLEKIRGTSDVEAEFEDMVDASELANSIKHPFRNILEKRYRPELVMAIVMPTSQIMTGINSILFYAPVLFQSMGFGGHASLYSSALTGGVLACSTFLSIATVDRLGRRVLLISGGIQMIICQTIVAIILGLKFGENQALSRGYSILVVVVVCLFVVAFGWSWGPLGWTIPSEIFPLEIRSAGQSITVAVNLLFTFVIAQAFLGLLCALKFGIFLFFACWIVVMTVFVMLFLPETKGIPIEEMAYMWKKHWFWKLILPADEF; translated from the exons ATGGCAGGTGGGGGTTTTACAACAGATTCTGTAGGGAAGGAAAGGGCAAATCTTTATAAAGGGAGAGTTACTCCTTATGTTATCATTGCTTGCATTGTTGCGGCTATTGGTGGCTCATTATTTGGATATGATGTCGGAATTTCAG GCGGGGTGACTTCCATGGATGACTTCCTTGAACAATTCTTCCCAGAAGTATACATGCAAAAAAAGCATGCAAAGGAAAATAACTACTGCAAATACGACAGTCAGAAACTCGCGGCCTTTACGTCTTCTCTTTACGTTGCTGGTTTAATTGCATCTCTGGTTGCATCTCCTATTACCAGAAAGTATGGACGTCGGATAAGCATCATTATTGGTGGTGTCAGCTTTCTCATTGGATCAATTCTGAATGCTGCAGCTGGTAACCTAGCAATGCTGATACTCGGCCGTGTTATGCTCGGCATTGGCATCGGATTTGGAAATCAG GCAATTCCGCTTTATTTATCAGAGATGGCGCCAACACACCTGCGAGGAGGATTGAACATGATGTTTCAAGTGGCAACAACTCTTGGGATTTTCGCGGCCAACATGGTGAATTTCGGAACACAGAATATTAGACCTTGGGGATGGAGGCTGTCCCTAGGCTTGGCTGGAGTACCGGCTCTTTTGATGATGGTAGGAGGAATATTTCTTCCCGACACTCCAAATAGCTTAATAGAACGTGGAATGAAAGAAAAAGGAAGGAAACTCCTAGAAAAAATCAGAGGAACTAGCGATGTTGAAGCAGAGTTTGAAGATATGGTTGATGCAAGTGAGTTGGCGAACTCGATAAAGCACCCTTTTCGTAACATCCTTGAGAAAAGGTATAGACCGGAGTTGGTTATGGCAATTGTCATGCCAACTTCACAGATCATGACTGGCATAAATTCCATTCTCTTTTATGCTCCAGTGCTGTTCCAAAGTATGGGATTCGGCGGACATGCTTCCCTCTACTCCTCAGCTTTGACCGGCGGCGTTCTTGCTTGCTCGACATTCCTTTCCATTGCAACAGTTGATAGACTGGGAAGGAGAGTTCTTCTCATCAGCGGTGGAATACAAATGATCATATGTCAG ACTATAGTTGCAATAATTCTAGGGCTCAAGTTTGGGGAAAACCAGGCACTGTCGAGAGGCTATTCAATATTGGTAGTAGTTGTGGTTTGTCTCTTTGTTGTAGCATTTGGATGGTCGTGGGGGCCCCTTGGGTGGACAATTCCAAGCGAGATATTTCCATTGGAAATCCGTTCAGCAGGGCAGAGTATCACAGTTGCAGTAAACCTTCTGTTTACTTTCGTAATTGCTCAAGCATTCCTTGGTCTTCTCTGCGCATTGAAGTTTGGGATCTTTCTCTTTTTCGCCTGCTGGATTGTCGTCATGACCGTATTTGTTATGCTGTTCTTGCCTGAAACCAAAGGTATTCCCATTGAAGAGATGGCATATATGTGGAAGAAGCATTGGTTCTGGAAACTGATACTACCTGCAGACGAGTTCTAA